In Gemmata obscuriglobus, a single genomic region encodes these proteins:
- a CDS encoding leucine-rich repeat domain-containing protein gives MFRTLALAAVVSVLCVCPSARADEAEDRAVAFVEKLGGRVTRDTRPAGRPVTKVYLSFTRVTDKGLKELAGLKNLTHLNLFSTWVTDAGVKELAGLKGLTTLDLNSTSVTDAGMKELAALNNLTTLRLSGKGVTDAGLKELAALKKLANLDLSHTKVTDAGLKELAALKGLTTIRLNNTEVTDAGLKELAALKKLADLDLSQTKVTDAGLKELAALKGLTCLGLLGTKVTDAGLKELAGLNLTDLHLAGTPVTDAGLKELAALKNLTHLYLFGTKVTGVGLKELSGLKGLTTLYLNNTKVTDAGVKELSGLKGLTTLDLSYTEMTDAGVKALAGLKGLTNLELYGTKVTDAGVKELNSALPKCKILN, from the coding sequence ATGTTCAGGACGTTGGCGCTCGCCGCGGTCGTTTCTGTCCTGTGTGTGTGCCCGTCGGCGCGTGCGGACGAGGCCGAGGATAGGGCCGTGGCGTTCGTCGAGAAGCTCGGCGGGAGGGTGACTCGCGACACGAGGCCGGCCGGCCGGCCCGTCACCAAGGTCTACTTGAGCTTCACACGAGTGACGGACAAGGGGCTGAAAGAGCTGGCCGGGCTTAAGAACCTCACCCACCTCAACCTGTTTAGCACGTGGGTAACGGACGCGGGCGTGAAGGAGTTGGCCGGGCTCAAGGGCCTCACCACCCTCGATCTGAACAGCACGTCGGTGACGGACGCGGGTATGAAGGAACTGGCCGCGCTCAACAACCTCACCACGCTCAGGCTGAGCGGCAAGGGCGTGACGGACGCGGGGCTGAAGGAGTTGGCCGCCCTCAAAAAGCTCGCTAACCTCGACTTGAGCCACACGAAGGTAACGGACGCGGGGCTGAAGGAGCTGGCCGCGCTCAAGGGCCTCACCACCATCCGCCTGAACAACACGGAGGTGACGGACGCGGGGCTGAAGGAGCTGGCCGCCCTCAAAAAGCTCGCCGACCTCGACTTGAGCCAAACGAAGGTAACGGACGCGGGGCTGAAGGAACTGGCCGCGCTCAAGGGCCTCACCTGCCTTGGACTGCTTGGCACGAAGGTAACGGACGCGGGGCTGAAGGAGCTGGCCGGGCTCAACCTCACCGACCTCCACCTGGCCGGCACGCCGGTGACGGACGCAGGGCTGAAGGAGTTGGCCGCGCTCAAGAACCTCACCCATCTCTACCTGTTTGGCACGAAAGTGACTGGCGTGGGGCTGAAGGAGCTGTCCGGGCTCAAGGGCCTGACCACCCTCTACCTGAACAACACGAAGGTGACGGACGCGGGTGTGAAGGAGCTGTCCGGGCTCAAGGGCCTCACCACCCTTGACTTGAGCTACACGGAGATGACGGACGCGGGTGTGAAGGCGCTGGCCGGGCTCAAGGGGCTAACAAACCTTGAGTTGTACGGCACGAAGGTGACGGACGCGGGTGTGAAGGAGTTGAACTCGGCGCTACCGAAGTGCAAGATCTTGAATTGA
- the pgi gene encoding glucose-6-phosphate isomerase, which translates to MAEHTLLTQRPAWAALQSHFQGLKAAHLRDLFAADPGRGTRLTAEAVGVFADYSKNRVTDETLKLLFALAGECDLKGRIEAMFGGEKINITENRAVLHTALRAPKGAVVTVDGKNVVPEVHEVLDAMSAFADRVRSGAWKGHTGKPIRSVVNIGIGGSDLGPVMANEALRFYAQRDLTFRFLSNVDGTDFAETVRDLDPAETLFIVCSKTFTTQETMTNAESARAWSLATLKDPASVAKHFAAVSTNAAKVKEFGIDTANMFGFWDWVGGRYSMDSAVGLATVLALGPTHFRQMLDGFHAMDQHFRTTPFEKNVPVILGLISVWYGSFFGAETAAVLPYDQYLKRFPAYLQQLTMESNGKRVTLGGAEVDYQTGAVYWGEPGTNGQHSFYQLIHQGTKLIPCDFIAFSKSLNPVGRHHDLLMANVFAQAEALAFGKTAEQVRADKVEEWLVPHKTFPGNRPSNVLLLEKLTPFALGTLVALYEHIVFTQGVIWDIGSFDQWGVELGKALASRIVPELEAATEPDLKHDSSTNALIRRYRQGKK; encoded by the coding sequence ATGGCCGAGCACACGCTCCTGACCCAGCGCCCCGCATGGGCCGCGCTGCAGTCGCACTTCCAGGGCCTCAAGGCCGCGCACCTGCGCGACCTGTTCGCCGCCGACCCTGGCCGCGGCACCCGCCTCACCGCCGAGGCGGTCGGCGTGTTCGCGGACTACTCCAAGAACCGCGTCACGGACGAAACGCTCAAGCTCCTGTTCGCGCTCGCCGGCGAGTGCGACCTGAAGGGGCGCATTGAGGCGATGTTCGGCGGCGAGAAGATCAACATCACCGAGAACCGCGCGGTCCTGCACACCGCCCTCCGCGCCCCGAAGGGGGCCGTCGTCACCGTCGACGGCAAGAACGTGGTGCCGGAGGTTCACGAGGTGCTCGACGCGATGTCGGCGTTCGCCGACCGCGTTCGTTCGGGCGCGTGGAAGGGGCACACCGGGAAGCCGATCAGGAGCGTCGTGAACATCGGCATCGGCGGGTCCGACCTCGGCCCGGTGATGGCGAACGAGGCGCTGCGCTTTTACGCGCAGCGCGACCTCACCTTCCGGTTCCTCTCGAACGTGGACGGCACCGACTTCGCCGAGACGGTGCGCGACCTGGACCCGGCGGAAACGCTGTTCATCGTGTGCTCGAAGACGTTCACCACCCAGGAGACGATGACCAACGCGGAGAGCGCCCGCGCCTGGTCGCTCGCGACACTGAAGGACCCGGCGAGCGTGGCGAAGCACTTCGCGGCGGTCAGCACCAACGCCGCGAAGGTGAAAGAGTTCGGGATCGACACCGCCAACATGTTCGGGTTCTGGGACTGGGTCGGCGGGCGGTACTCGATGGACTCCGCGGTCGGCCTCGCCACGGTGCTCGCGCTCGGCCCGACCCACTTCCGGCAGATGCTCGACGGCTTCCACGCGATGGACCAGCACTTCCGGACGACGCCCTTCGAAAAGAACGTCCCGGTGATCCTGGGGCTCATCAGCGTGTGGTACGGCAGCTTCTTCGGCGCCGAAACCGCGGCGGTGCTCCCCTACGACCAGTATCTGAAGCGGTTCCCGGCGTACCTCCAGCAACTCACGATGGAGAGCAACGGGAAGCGGGTCACGCTGGGCGGGGCCGAGGTCGATTACCAAACCGGCGCGGTGTACTGGGGCGAGCCGGGCACGAACGGGCAGCACAGCTTTTATCAGCTCATCCACCAGGGGACGAAACTGATCCCGTGCGACTTCATCGCGTTCAGCAAGTCGCTGAACCCGGTGGGGCGGCACCACGACCTGCTGATGGCGAACGTGTTCGCCCAGGCCGAGGCGCTCGCGTTCGGCAAAACCGCCGAACAGGTGCGGGCCGACAAGGTCGAGGAGTGGCTGGTGCCGCACAAGACGTTCCCGGGCAACCGGCCGTCGAACGTGCTGCTGCTGGAGAAGCTGACCCCGTTCGCGCTGGGCACGCTCGTGGCCCTGTACGAGCACATCGTGTTCACGCAGGGGGTGATCTGGGACATCGGCTCGTTCGACCAGTGGGGGGTGGAACTGGGCAAGGCGCTGGCGTCGCGGATCGTGCCAGAACTCGAGGCGGCGACCGAACCCGACCTGAAGCACGACAGCTCGACCAACGCGCTGATCCGCCGCTACCGCCAGGGAAAGAAGTGA
- a CDS encoding polyprenyl synthetase family protein, whose product MATVSPAVTGGPAAGLDPAYRNGLKAALMFGPIASDIAEAERIFDRTLAPHKGPFGPLVEHLRHYRGKRLRPALLLLTAEACGGVAPAHHTLAAAMEMIHTATLVHDDVLDEADVRRHAPTFRAGWGNKVSILLGDMLFTHAFHLTSTVDGRACQITGEVTNRVCAGELRQVTERGNLELSEADYFAVIDGKTAALTECCGRLGALYAGASEEVAAKMASYGRSVGLAFQIADDLLDLTGTEEAAGKTLGTDLEQQKLTLPVIHCLNRLPAGEAAKLRDLIRAGGEGLGARVLQALEKTQSVTYAKRRAEELSRSARQELECLPRGDARSILEAVTEWSIRREK is encoded by the coding sequence ATGGCAACTGTTTCGCCCGCCGTGACCGGCGGACCCGCCGCGGGGCTCGACCCCGCGTACCGTAACGGCCTGAAGGCGGCCCTGATGTTCGGCCCGATCGCGAGCGACATCGCCGAAGCGGAACGCATTTTCGACCGCACCCTGGCCCCGCACAAAGGCCCGTTCGGCCCGCTCGTCGAACACCTCCGGCACTACCGCGGCAAGCGGCTCCGCCCCGCGCTGCTGCTGCTCACCGCGGAGGCGTGCGGCGGGGTGGCCCCCGCGCACCACACGCTGGCCGCCGCGATGGAGATGATCCACACGGCCACGCTCGTTCACGACGACGTGCTGGACGAGGCCGACGTGCGCCGCCACGCCCCCACGTTCCGCGCCGGGTGGGGCAACAAGGTCAGCATCCTGCTCGGCGACATGCTGTTCACGCACGCGTTCCACCTCACCAGCACCGTGGACGGCCGCGCGTGCCAGATCACCGGCGAGGTCACCAACCGCGTGTGCGCCGGCGAGCTGCGCCAGGTGACCGAGCGCGGCAACCTTGAGCTGAGCGAGGCCGACTACTTCGCGGTCATCGACGGCAAGACGGCGGCCCTCACCGAGTGCTGCGGGCGGCTGGGTGCGCTCTACGCCGGCGCGTCGGAAGAGGTGGCCGCGAAGATGGCGAGCTACGGGCGCTCGGTCGGGCTTGCGTTCCAGATCGCCGACGACCTGCTCGACCTCACCGGCACCGAAGAGGCGGCGGGCAAGACGCTGGGCACCGACCTCGAACAGCAGAAACTGACCCTGCCTGTCATCCACTGCCTGAACCGGCTCCCCGCGGGCGAAGCGGCCAAGCTCCGCGACCTGATCCGGGCCGGCGGCGAGGGGCTGGGCGCCCGGGTGCTGCAAGCCCTGGAGAAGACGCAGTCGGTGACCTACGCGAAGCGCCGCGCCGAGGAGCTGTCCCGCTCCGCGCGGCAAGAGCTGGAGTGCCTGCCCCGTGGGGACGCCCGCTCCATCCTGGAAGCCGTCACCGAGTGGAGCATCCGCCGCGAAAAATGA
- the moaC gene encoding cyclic pyranopterin monophosphate synthase MoaC, producing MTTLSHFDDSGASRMVDVGAKAETHRVARASALVRMQPATLALIRNKELAKGDVLEVARLAGIMAAKKTADLIPLCHPLTLTSVKLEFSFPAADALRIEAVVTVFARTGVEMEALTAVTVSALTVYDMCKSADRGMTVEAVRLEEKDGGRSGHFARDPS from the coding sequence ATGACCACCCTCTCGCACTTCGACGACTCGGGCGCCTCGCGGATGGTGGACGTCGGCGCGAAGGCCGAAACGCACCGCGTCGCGCGGGCGTCGGCCCTGGTGCGCATGCAGCCCGCCACGCTCGCCCTGATCCGCAACAAGGAGCTGGCGAAGGGCGACGTCCTTGAGGTCGCCCGGCTCGCCGGGATCATGGCCGCCAAGAAAACGGCCGATCTCATCCCGCTGTGCCACCCGTTGACGCTCACGTCGGTGAAGCTCGAGTTCAGCTTCCCGGCGGCCGATGCGCTGCGGATCGAGGCTGTTGTGACCGTTTTCGCGCGCACGGGTGTTGAAATGGAGGCCCTGACCGCGGTTACGGTCTCAGCCCTGACGGTGTACGACATGTGCAAGTCCGCCGACCGCGGTATGACGGTCGAGGCGGTCCGCCTGGAGGAGAAGGACGGGGGGCGCAGCGGGCACTTCGCCCGCGACCCGTCGTAA
- a CDS encoding ATP-dependent Clp protease proteolytic subunit codes for MPLVPIVVESRGREERAYDIYSRLLKDRIIFMQGVVQDDMANLIVAQMLYLQFEDPKRDISLYINSPGGSVTAGMAIYDTMQFITCDVATYCIGQAASMGAMLLTAGTKGKRYALPHARVMIHQPSAGSEGTAEEILIHAKEFLRTKETLNKLMADHCGQPVEKILKGTDRDNFMSAQEAREFGLIDKVLERMPAEAFAAARPPE; via the coding sequence ATGCCGCTCGTACCGATCGTGGTTGAGAGCCGGGGCCGCGAAGAACGCGCCTACGACATCTACAGCCGGCTGCTGAAGGACCGGATCATCTTCATGCAGGGCGTCGTTCAGGACGACATGGCGAACCTGATCGTCGCCCAGATGCTGTACCTGCAGTTCGAGGACCCGAAGCGCGACATCAGCCTGTACATCAACAGCCCCGGCGGGAGCGTCACCGCGGGCATGGCGATCTACGACACGATGCAGTTCATCACCTGCGACGTGGCGACTTACTGCATCGGCCAGGCGGCCAGCATGGGCGCGATGCTGCTGACCGCGGGCACCAAGGGGAAGCGGTACGCGCTGCCCCACGCCCGCGTGATGATCCACCAGCCCAGCGCCGGTAGCGAGGGCACCGCGGAGGAGATCCTGATCCACGCGAAGGAGTTCCTCCGCACGAAGGAGACGCTCAACAAGCTGATGGCCGATCACTGCGGCCAGCCGGTCGAGAAGATCCTCAAGGGCACCGACCGCGACAACTTCATGTCCGCGCAGGAGGCCCGCGAGTTCGGCCTGATCGATAAGGTGCTGGAACGGATGCCGGCGGAAGCGTTCGCGGCGGCCCGCCCGCCGGAGTAG
- a CDS encoding ATP-dependent Clp protease proteolytic subunit: protein MFPPFDPTAAAGPFEPLLQRGQYARQRTLTLDDLLLEQRIIFLNWPINNDVATLVIKQLLYLEYEKKSEDISLYINSPGGSVSATLAIYDTMQFMQSPINTFCMGLAASGAAVLLAAGSPKKRYAMPNSKVMIHQPYGQVGGQVSDIEIQANEILRERGRLNEILAKHTGQPVEIIARETDRDKYYHADEAKAFGLVDEVLVRPELKK from the coding sequence ATGTTCCCACCGTTCGACCCGACGGCCGCGGCCGGCCCGTTCGAGCCGCTCCTCCAGCGCGGCCAGTACGCGCGCCAGCGGACGCTGACGCTCGACGACCTGCTGCTCGAGCAGCGCATCATCTTCCTCAACTGGCCGATCAACAACGACGTCGCCACCCTCGTCATCAAGCAGCTCCTGTACCTCGAGTACGAGAAGAAGAGCGAGGACATCAGCCTGTACATCAACAGCCCGGGCGGGTCGGTGTCGGCGACGCTGGCGATCTACGACACCATGCAGTTCATGCAGTCGCCGATCAACACGTTCTGCATGGGCCTCGCGGCCAGCGGGGCGGCGGTGCTCCTGGCCGCCGGCAGCCCGAAGAAGCGGTACGCGATGCCCAACTCGAAGGTGATGATCCACCAGCCCTACGGGCAGGTCGGCGGGCAGGTGTCGGACATCGAGATCCAGGCCAACGAGATCCTGCGCGAGCGGGGCCGGCTGAACGAGATCCTGGCGAAGCACACCGGCCAGCCGGTCGAGATCATCGCGCGGGAGACGGACCGCGACAAGTACTACCACGCCGACGAGGCCAAGGCGTTCGGGCTGGTGGACGAGGTGCTGGTCCGCCCCGAACTCAAGAAGTGA
- the tig gene encoding trigger factor: MANDDETTPPAEATAVAEAPGAEAGEENGKLVQTVEIKDIGPCKKHVKVTVDRKAIDDRFNEKFTELTLSEEPQVRGFRPGKAPRKMIEKRYYTTVADEIKSQVLMASLEQLADEQAISPLSPPEFDPNLVNIPKEGPFVYEFDIEVRPEFDLPEYKGLKLRRPTHTYTAEEVANEKKRLLDPYGQIVPKDSGVAELYDVISADVAISFQGKEINKLDEVQVKVEPQLALSDGVAADFGKTMAGAKSGDVRVVDITLSQETATEQLRGQTVQAQFTVKDVKTTRQPELTSDLLESAFGVSTPEAFTELVEAVLNRRLEYTQRRVAREQVLQQIAAAAAWELPQDMLRKQARKTLARKVMEMRNAGMSDEQIRGRSRILEQDVLKSTAEALKEHFVLQKIAEVEKIEIEEDDIDTEIDRIADQSGESPRKVRARLEKEDLMEAVAADLLERKALDLILGSATYEDYELNSEAQQGEVATVEQAVLPDAPAPAPAEGEAKGDSAS; the protein is encoded by the coding sequence ATGGCGAACGACGACGAGACCACCCCGCCGGCCGAAGCCACCGCCGTCGCGGAAGCGCCCGGCGCAGAAGCTGGTGAGGAAAACGGCAAGCTGGTTCAGACGGTCGAGATCAAGGACATCGGGCCGTGCAAAAAGCACGTCAAGGTGACCGTGGACCGCAAGGCCATCGACGATCGGTTCAACGAGAAGTTCACGGAACTGACGCTCAGCGAGGAGCCGCAGGTCCGCGGGTTCCGCCCGGGCAAGGCCCCGCGCAAGATGATCGAGAAGCGGTACTACACCACCGTCGCCGACGAGATCAAGTCGCAGGTGCTCATGGCGAGCCTCGAGCAGCTCGCCGACGAGCAGGCCATCTCGCCGCTCAGCCCGCCCGAGTTCGACCCGAACCTCGTGAACATCCCCAAGGAGGGGCCGTTCGTTTACGAGTTCGACATTGAGGTCCGGCCCGAGTTCGACCTGCCCGAGTACAAGGGGCTGAAGCTCCGGCGCCCCACCCACACGTACACGGCCGAAGAGGTCGCGAACGAGAAGAAGCGGCTGCTCGACCCGTACGGCCAGATCGTGCCGAAGGACTCGGGCGTCGCCGAGCTGTACGACGTCATCTCCGCGGACGTGGCCATCTCCTTCCAGGGCAAGGAGATCAACAAGCTCGACGAGGTGCAGGTCAAGGTCGAGCCGCAGCTCGCGCTGTCGGACGGCGTCGCGGCCGACTTCGGCAAGACGATGGCAGGTGCCAAGTCCGGCGACGTGCGGGTGGTCGACATCACGCTGTCGCAGGAGACCGCGACCGAGCAGCTCCGCGGCCAGACCGTGCAGGCGCAGTTCACCGTCAAGGACGTGAAGACCACCCGGCAGCCGGAGCTCACGTCGGACCTGCTCGAATCGGCGTTCGGGGTCAGCACCCCGGAGGCGTTCACCGAGCTGGTCGAGGCGGTGCTGAACCGCCGGCTCGAGTACACCCAGCGCCGCGTGGCCCGCGAGCAGGTGCTCCAGCAGATCGCCGCCGCGGCCGCGTGGGAGCTGCCGCAGGACATGCTCCGCAAGCAGGCCCGCAAGACCCTGGCCCGTAAGGTCATGGAGATGCGGAACGCGGGCATGAGCGACGAGCAGATCCGCGGCCGCAGCCGCATCCTCGAGCAGGACGTGCTGAAGAGCACCGCCGAGGCGCTCAAGGAGCACTTCGTGCTCCAGAAGATCGCCGAGGTCGAGAAGATCGAGATCGAAGAGGACGACATCGACACCGAGATCGACCGGATCGCGGACCAGTCGGGCGAGAGCCCGCGCAAGGTCCGCGCCCGGCTCGAGAAGGAAGACCTGATGGAGGCGGTCGCGGCCGACCTGCTCGAGCGGAAGGCGCTCGACCTGATCCTCGGCAGCGCCACCTACGAGGACTACGAGCTCAACTCCGAGGCGCAGCAGGGCGAGGTGGCGACCGTGGAGCAGGCGGTGCTGCCCGACGCCCCGGCCCCGGCGCCCGCCGAGGGCGAGGCCAAGGGCGACAGCGCCAGTTGA
- a CDS encoding Uma2 family endonuclease, whose protein sequence is MEVNHVRTLVPAAVEAVQRGAAAAQVTVQEFDRLGALGCFEGRRALLLDGVILQQGPMDPPHANALEVLTEAVRAVFEAGWRFRGQTPLHLDQFNNPMPDLAVVAGRPGYNQGHPTVAALVVEVSDSTLHTDLTAKAEWYATAGIVDGSCGIPGGLWAARAMLA, encoded by the coding sequence GTGGAGGTGAACCATGTCCGCACTCTCGTCCCCGCCGCCGTGGAAGCCGTCCAGCGTGGTGCCGCAGCCGCGCAAGTGACCGTCCAGGAGTTCGACCGGCTCGGGGCGCTCGGGTGCTTCGAGGGCCGGCGGGCGCTCCTCCTCGACGGCGTCATTCTGCAGCAAGGACCGATGGACCCGCCGCACGCGAACGCGCTGGAGGTACTAACGGAAGCCGTTCGTGCGGTTTTCGAGGCCGGTTGGCGGTTCCGGGGCCAAACGCCACTGCACCTCGATCAGTTCAACAACCCGATGCCCGACCTCGCGGTCGTTGCAGGGCGACCAGGGTACAACCAAGGTCACCCAACGGTGGCCGCGCTGGTGGTCGAGGTGTCTGACTCGACGCTGCACACGGACCTGACGGCCAAGGCGGAGTGGTACGCGACCGCCGGAATCGTCGATGGCTCATGTGGCATCCCAGGTGGACTGTGGGCAGCAAGAGCCATGTTGGCCTGA
- a CDS encoding IS5 family transposase, translated as MSRKPYPTDLTDEQWERLAPLLPKSKSGTPQGGHPVVVDRREVLNAIFYHLRAGGAWRVLPHDVPTWQTVYGLFCDWRLGGTWEKVRVTRREGVRIEAGAPPPPETLRVDAQTVKTTRRGSPKGYEGGKKGGLMRCQR; from the coding sequence ATGAGTCGCAAGCCGTACCCAACCGACCTGACCGATGAGCAGTGGGAGCGACTGGCCCCACTGCTTCCCAAGTCCAAGTCCGGCACGCCCCAAGGCGGTCACCCGGTCGTCGTGGATCGGCGGGAGGTGCTCAACGCCATCTTCTACCACCTGCGGGCCGGTGGGGCATGGCGGGTGCTCCCGCACGACGTCCCGACCTGGCAGACCGTTTACGGGTTATTCTGCGACTGGCGGCTGGGCGGCACCTGGGAGAAGGTTCGCGTCACCCGGCGGGAGGGGGTCCGCATCGAGGCCGGTGCCCCACCGCCCCCGGAAACCCTGCGGGTGGACGCGCAGACGGTCAAGACGACCCGCCGCGGCAGCCCCAAGGGGTACGAAGGGGGGAAAAAAGGTGGTCTCATGAGGTGTCAGAGGTGA